The Oscillospiraceae bacterium genome includes the window TTTATACAAATATATATAATCCGGAAGATTTAATCTCTAAAAAAGATGCTTTCAATAATAAACAAAAGATTCAGGGTATAGATACCGATAATGCGCAGATATACATTTACAATGATAATAACAGTAAATTAAAACATTTGATTTTATTCGGCGTTTTTGATTATAGGTATGGCTTTTATATAGTGTCTATTGACACTACTGTGGAAGCGATCAACGAAAGCGTACAAATTTCTAACAACTTTTTAATATACAGCACATTTTTTACGATGTTCATCGCCGGGATTGCTTTTTACTTTTTGTCGAGCAAATTCGTCAAACCGATTCAGGAAATCAACGCGGTCGCCAAGAAGATCACGATTCTCGATTTTTCGGAAAAACTCAGACATAAATCAAAAGATGAAATAGGGCAGCTTGCATTGAGTATCAATCAACTGTCCTCTCAGCTTGAAGCGACGATTACAAATCTCCAGACAGCGAATATGCAGTTGAAACTCGATCTTATAAATAGGGATAAGACCGATCAGATGCGCAAAGAATTTATCTCCAATGTATCTCACGAATTAAAAACCCCCATCGCATTGATATTGGGTTATGCGGAGGGCTTAAAAATCGGCATCAATGAGGGCGAACGGGATTTTTACTGCGAAGTCATAGAGGACGAGGCCAACAATATGAGTAAACTGGTCTCCCGTCTGTTATATGTCTCACAATTGGAATCCGAGGCCATGAAGCCGGACATGTCTCGGTTCGAAATCAATGCACTTATCAATACGATTCTTGATACTTTAAAAATTCAATTCGAAGAAAAAAACATTAAACCTGTAGCGGAATATTCTTTCAACGGTGAAATATGTGCTGACATCGACCAAATCCGGCAGGTCATCACAAATTATTTAACCAACGCCATTCATCATTGTGGCGGTGAATTGAAAGTGTGCATCAAAACCGAGCACACCGAAGCCGGCAGATTAAAAGTGAGCGTTTTTAATACCGGCGAACATATCCCCGAGGAGTCACTGCCACATGTCTGGGAGAGCTTTTATAAAGTGGATAAAGCCAGGACCAGGGAATACGGCGGTACCGGGCTTGGCCTATATATCGTCAGTCAAATTATTACTAATCACAACGGAAAATTTGGCGTTGAGAATGTAGATGACGGCGTCTTGTTCTGGTTCGAACTTGAAATCTAATGTACAAAAAATTGCGGCCGGCGAATACCCGGCCGCATTTTATTGTTTCCAAAGAATCGGTTGAATTTGTTTTCCTGCCAATGCCAATTCAAGCGACGGAATCAGCATGGAAAAGACTGCAACCACAGAACGTGGCTTATTATCGGGGTTATCCTGTGAGATCGGGATAAAAAAGACGTTTCTTGTATTCAACAATGCTCCGATATTCTTCGCGGTCCCAGACAACGCATCGTTGGTGGAAATACCGATCAACAAGGGCCGCTCGTTACGAAGATGCGATTTTGCCGCATGTGTGACAGGCGTATCGGTGATGCCGAGAGATATTTTTGTCGTTGTATTACCGGAACAGGGCAAAATCACCAAAATATCCAGCAGTTTTTTCGGCCCTATCGGCTCTGCGTCGTTAATGCTGCAGATAATCGGTTTGCCGCATATTTCTTCAATCTTTTTGCGAAAATCCTCCGCTTTACCGAATCTGGTGTCTATAGAAGCGGCGTTGAATGACATAATAGGGACAACCATGCGGCATTTTTCCTTTAATTCGGCAAGACATTTCAACGATTCTGCTAATGTACAAAAAGAACCCGTCATAGCATATCCGACGACGGCATCCGAAAGGTTCATTTTCTCACCTCTCTTTTTTCAACAATTCAAGAATGGTTTGGTAGAGATAATTCGCTGCCGAGATTGGAGCAGTCTTGCCGGGTAGAGAGAGTGCCCAGATCGTTTTTCGCCCGAGTTGTGCCGCTGCTGCAAAGTCGATGCCTCCGGGTTTTGAAGCCAGGTCAACAAACAGACAATCGGGTTTTGAAGCCGTTATGATTTCTTCGGTCAAAATAACTGCCGGAACGGTATTAATCACAGCGTCCATATTCCTGATTTCAAGCGGTAAGCTTTCGTATTTAACAGGTACAATTCCATGAACTTCCATCCACGCAAAGTCGGATTCTTTTCTTGCGGAAGCGAAAACGCGCGCTCCGAAGTATTTCAAATATTGCGCAAGGGTCTTTCCGATTTTTCCGTATCCGGTAATCAGGATATTACATCCGCTGATCGTCTTTTTCAATTCGGAAATCAAAACACCGATGCAGCCCTCGACGGTCGGAAGGACAGTCAGGATTTCAAGGCGTTCCGAAGCATAATAATCAATTGCTTTTAGCCCAATAACTTCGCATTTTTCCGTGAACCATTGTGGGAGCATGCCGCCTAAAATCAGTTGCTTTTTATGTAACTTGAGCAGCAGCTCATACAAAGTCGGTATCTGTGAAATATCCGCGCCGATGCGCCTCAGGTACGATTCCGAGACATTGATGTGCGAACCGTTGCTGACCGCCGGAAGCGGCAAAACAAGCACATCACAGTCGGTGATCGTTGAAAAAAAGTCAGCGTCGGAATCATTATGGAAAACACCTGTTGCATCATAAGCATCGGTCTTAAATTTATCGGTCAACAATTCAAAACGTTTATCGCCTCCGATTACGGCGATTTTTAATTTCATATTCATCGCATCTTCCTCCCTAATAATGACCGCTCTTTCGATAAGATCAAATTTGATACCACATAGTATGAACATATGCAAAACCGTGTGATTGAAATAGACAGCGCAAAAGTGTATAATTTTTTTATAGGAGGTGAGGTCATGATCGAGATCGGAAAACAGGCGCTGACGGCTCTGACATTGCTCAAACAAGCAGGTTATCCGTCGTATATTGTCGGCGGCTGCCTGCGCGACTTGCTACTCGGTAAAAAAGCTCAGGATTATGATCTTGCCACCCCTGCGACACCGCAGCAGACGCTTGTGGTTTTTAATGGGTTTTCCTGTTTTCGGCAGGGTGAAAAATTCGGCACGATCGGCGTTTTGATCGGCGGAGAGAAATTTGAGATCACGACTTATCGCAGCGATATCGGTTATACCGACGGCCGCCATCCCGATCTGGTCGTGTTTACCGGTAATATCCTCGATGACCTCTCCCGGCGTGATTTCACGATTAACAGCGTCGCCTGCGGAATTGACGGTGAATTAATCGACCCATACGGCGGATTGGCAGACATTAAAAATAAAATACTTAAAGCAACCGGAGATGCGAAAATTCGTTTTAATGAAGACGCACTTCGTATCCTACGGCTGTTCCGGTTTTCAGCTCAGCTTGGTTTTGAGATTGAAGACAACACTCTCGGAGCAGCAGTTCAATATAAAACCAAGCTTTTGTCAATTTCAAAAGAACGGATCGGGACGGAATTTCTTCGGCTGCTCTCCTGCGATTGTGCATATCCGTTGAAACTGATGTCCGAAGAAGGTATCCTTGAAATCATCGGTATCAATCAAGTCAGAGAGACAAAGCAGATACAAGCTTGTCCGAACGATTCGATTCTGCGGCTTGCAGCATTGATATATCTCTCTCAATCTGATCCCAAAAGGGTCTTTGCGGCCTTAAAACTCTCCAACGTTCAAAAGGAACTTTGCAATACTTTTTTAAATGAATTGTCAAGAACGACTTATCAAAGCAAGACGGAATTCAAACACAATTTTATATCGCTGGCACCGGAACAATGGAAAACGCTTTTACTTGCCGAAGCAGTGCTCGGGCAGGATATCGGCGCGGTATGGGATTATGTTGATCAAATTGAATTTGGCAAAGAACCCTATCAATTATCCCAGTTGGCGTTAAACGGAAATGACTTACGCCGGATGGGTTACGAGGGTAAAGAGATCGGAAGAGCACTTAAAAAAACCCTCGATTATGTTTTGGAACATCCTCGTGAAAATACAAAAGAAAAGCTTTTGAACTTACTTCGAAAGTAAGGCTCCTGTAAAAAATTTTTACCTCGTCACGTTATCAGAGCGAAATTCGTCAGACCATAACTGAAAAATATCGGGCTAAAAAAGCAAAAGCGCCGGCGGTACGCCGGCGCTTTATATCTATTCTTGAATATGTTTACTTCGTCCCGAAGATCCTGTCACCCGCGTCTCCGAGTCCGGGTACGATGTAGCCGATATCGTTGAGTTTTTCATCTACGCACCCGCAATAAATCTGGACATCAGGGTGCGAAGTTGCAAGGCGTTTGATGCCTTCAGGCGCGGCGATGATCGACATAAATTTGATTTGAGTGCAGCCGCGCTGCTTAATAAAGTTTATTGCCGCTTCCGCGGAGCCGCCGGTCGCGAGCATCGGATCAAGGACGATGACAATACGGTTTTGAATATCGTCCGGCAATTTGCAGTAATATTCGTGCGGTTCAAGGGTTTCGTGGTCCCGGTAAAGGCCGATGTGGCCGATCTTTGCGGAAGGAACAAGCGCCAGGACACCGTCAACCATCCCCAGACCTGCCCGCAAAATCGGTACAA containing:
- a CDS encoding HAMP domain-containing sensor histidine kinase, whose protein sequence is MSIDTTVEAINESVQISNNFLIYSTFFTMFIAGIAFYFLSSKFVKPIQEINAVAKKITILDFSEKLRHKSKDEIGQLALSINQLSSQLEATITNLQTANMQLKLDLINRDKTDQMRKEFISNVSHELKTPIALILGYAEGLKIGINEGERDFYCEVIEDEANNMSKLVSRLLYVSQLESEAMKPDMSRFEINALINTILDTLKIQFEEKNIKPVAEYSFNGEICADIDQIRQVITNYLTNAIHHCGGELKVCIKTEHTEAGRLKVSVFNTGEHIPEESLPHVWESFYKVDKARTREYGGTGLGLYIVSQIITNHNGKFGVENVDDGVLFWFELEI
- a CDS encoding dipicolinate synthase subunit B, whose product is MNLSDAVVGYAMTGSFCTLAESLKCLAELKEKCRMVVPIMSFNAASIDTRFGKAEDFRKKIEEICGKPIICSINDAEPIGPKKLLDILVILPCSGNTTTKISLGITDTPVTHAAKSHLRNERPLLIGISTNDALSGTAKNIGALLNTRNVFFIPISQDNPDNKPRSVVAVFSMLIPSLELALAGKQIQPILWKQ
- a CDS encoding dipicolinate synthase subunit DpsA, with translation MNMKLKIAVIGGDKRFELLTDKFKTDAYDATGVFHNDSDADFFSTITDCDVLVLPLPAVSNGSHINVSESYLRRIGADISQIPTLYELLLKLHKKQLILGGMLPQWFTEKCEVIGLKAIDYYASERLEILTVLPTVEGCIGVLISELKKTISGCNILITGYGKIGKTLAQYLKYFGARVFASARKESDFAWMEVHGIVPVKYESLPLEIRNMDAVINTVPAVILTEEIITASKPDCLFVDLASKPGGIDFAAAAQLGRKTIWALSLPGKTAPISAANYLYQTILELLKKER
- the upp gene encoding uracil phosphoribosyltransferase gives rise to the protein MFNNVTVLDHPLIHHKLGILRSVNTGSKEFRELISEIAMLMGYEALRDLPLTEITIKTPMAETKAKALSGKKLAFVPILRAGLGMVDGVLALVPSAKIGHIGLYRDHETLEPHEYYCKLPDDIQNRIVIVLDPMLATGGSAEAAINFIKQRGCTQIKFMSIIAAPEGIKRLATSHPDVQIYCGCVDEKLNDIGYIVPGLGDAGDRIFGTK